A single Desulfovibrio piger DNA region contains:
- a CDS encoding type I restriction-modification system subunit M, whose translation MADNRKEQERAELHRAIWNIANDLRGSVDGWDFKQYVLGMLFYRYISENLTVYLNKRMADAGFDGFDYANMPDEKAETARREMVSTKGFFILPSELFANVCRNAAQDDNLNETLEKTFKHIEESASGSESEDNFKGLFDDMDVNSKKLGDTVAKRNEKLVKLLQGVQGMNLGSNYQDNTIDAFGDAYEFLMGMYASNAGKSGGEYYTPQEVSELLARITTVGKTTVNKVYDPACGSGSLLLKFAKILGTENVRDGFFGQEINITTYNLCRINMFLHDVGYDKFDIALGDTLTDPQHWDDEPFQAIVSNPPYSIKWAGEDNPVLINDPRFAPAGVLAPKSKADLAFILHALSWLSADGTAAIVCFPGVMYRGGKEGKIRKYLVDNNYVDCVIQLPDNLFFGTTIATCIMVLKKGKKDNTVLFINASAECVKATNSNKLTDANTGKILDAFISRKDEKHFARVVPSAEIEAQGYNLSVSTYVEQEDRREVIDIRQLNRQIEEIVAREAVLRAEIDKIIAEIES comes from the coding sequence ATGGCCGACAACAGAAAAGAGCAGGAACGCGCGGAACTTCACCGCGCCATATGGAACATCGCCAATGACCTTCGTGGAAGCGTCGATGGCTGGGACTTCAAGCAGTATGTCCTGGGGATGCTGTTCTACCGGTATATTTCCGAAAATCTGACGGTCTATCTCAACAAGAGGATGGCGGATGCTGGGTTCGACGGTTTTGACTACGCAAATATGCCCGATGAGAAAGCGGAAACAGCCCGTCGGGAAATGGTCTCCACCAAGGGCTTTTTCATTCTGCCGAGTGAACTTTTTGCCAATGTCTGCCGGAATGCCGCACAGGACGACAATCTGAATGAAACGCTGGAAAAGACATTCAAGCATATAGAGGAATCCGCCTCCGGTTCGGAAAGCGAAGACAATTTTAAAGGTCTGTTTGACGATATGGACGTCAACAGCAAAAAACTGGGCGATACCGTAGCCAAACGCAATGAAAAGCTGGTCAAACTGCTGCAAGGCGTTCAGGGCATGAATCTCGGCAGCAATTATCAGGACAATACCATTGATGCTTTCGGCGATGCCTATGAATTCCTCATGGGCATGTATGCTTCCAATGCGGGTAAAAGCGGCGGGGAATATTATACGCCGCAGGAGGTTTCGGAGCTTCTTGCCAGAATAACCACCGTCGGCAAAACAACGGTCAACAAGGTTTATGACCCGGCCTGCGGCTCCGGTTCCCTGTTGCTGAAATTCGCCAAGATACTTGGCACGGAAAACGTGCGTGACGGATTTTTTGGTCAGGAGATCAATATTACGACGTACAACCTTTGCCGAATCAATATGTTCCTGCATGATGTGGGATATGACAAGTTCGACATCGCCCTTGGTGACACGCTGACCGATCCGCAACACTGGGATGATGAACCGTTTCAGGCTATTGTTTCCAATCCTCCGTATTCCATCAAATGGGCTGGGGAAGATAATCCGGTTCTCATCAATGACCCTCGTTTTGCTCCCGCCGGAGTGCTTGCGCCGAAATCCAAGGCCGACCTCGCCTTTATTCTCCATGCCCTGTCGTGGTTGTCCGCTGACGGTACGGCGGCCATTGTCTGTTTTCCCGGCGTCATGTACCGGGGCGGCAAGGAAGGAAAGATCCGCAAGTACCTCGTAGACAATAACTATGTGGATTGCGTCATTCAGTTGCCGGACAACCTCTTTTTCGGGACGACCATCGCTACCTGTATCATGGTGCTGAAAAAGGGCAAGAAGGATAATACCGTCCTGTTCATTAACGCTTCTGCCGAGTGCGTGAAGGCAACCAATTCCAACAAGCTGACGGACGCCAATACCGGGAAGATTCTTGATGCCTTTATCAGCAGAAAGGACGAAAAACACTTTGCCAGAGTCGTCCCCAGCGCCGAAATCGAGGCTCAGGGCTATAATCTTTCTGTTAGCACCTATGTGGAGCAGGAAGACAGGCGCGAAGTCATAGATATTCGCCAGCTCAACAGGCAGATTGAAGAGATCGTGGCGCGTGAAGCCGTGCTTCGCGCTGAAATTGACAAAATCATCGCCGAAATAGAGAGCTGA
- the fic gene encoding protein adenylyltransferase Fic codes for MNIDERSLANAQRLFESGDIDRMEVGTTKGLQQIHAWLFDGLYDFAGQIRTVNIAKGNFRFANCLYLKEILAVIEKMPETAFEEIIAKYVEMNIAHPFREGNGRATRIWLDMMLKKNLGRVVDWQRIDRDAYLQAMERSPVNDLELRALIQPHLTDKVNDREVIFKGIEQSYYYEGYRK; via the coding sequence ATGAATATTGATGAACGCAGCCTTGCCAACGCGCAGCGTCTGTTCGAAAGCGGCGACATTGACCGTATGGAAGTGGGCACGACAAAAGGCCTGCAACAAATACATGCCTGGCTTTTTGACGGTCTGTACGACTTTGCCGGGCAGATACGCACCGTCAATATCGCCAAGGGCAACTTTCGCTTTGCCAACTGTCTGTACCTGAAAGAAATTCTGGCTGTTATCGAAAAAATGCCGGAAACGGCCTTTGAAGAAATCATCGCCAAATATGTGGAGATGAACATTGCCCATCCCTTCCGGGAAGGAAACGGCCGCGCTACACGCATTTGGCTGGATATGATGCTGAAGAAGAACTTGGGCAGGGTGGTGGACTGGCAGCGGATAGACAGGGATGCCTATCTTCAGGCCATGGAGCGCAGCCCAGTGAATGATTTGGAGTTGCGTGCGCTTATCCAGCCCCATCTGACGGATAAAGTCAACGACCGTGAAGTTATCTTCAAGGGAATCGAGCAGTCCTATTATTATGAAGGGTACAGAAAATGA
- a CDS encoding restriction endonuclease subunit S — protein MSRLEELITELCPNGVEYKSLGEIALSIYRGSGITRDQIRDQGIPCVRYGEIYTTYDIWFDKCVSFTDESLILNKKYFEYGDVLFAITGENVEDIAKSCVYIGNERCLAGGDIVVMKHSQNPKYLSYALSTKSAQSQKSKGKVKSKVVHSSVPSIQKILIPVPPLPVQEEIVRILDNFAELTAELTAELNKRKQQYQYYRDYLLTFDKRGATSQTDRQTDRQTDSGK, from the coding sequence ATGAGCAGACTTGAAGAACTTATTACGGAGTTGTGCCCCAATGGGGTGGAATATAAATCTCTCGGGGAGATTGCTTTATCTATTTATAGAGGATCTGGTATTACACGAGACCAAATTCGAGATCAAGGGATTCCTTGTGTAAGATACGGTGAAATTTATACGACATATGATATTTGGTTTGACAAATGTGTTTCATTTACCGATGAATCACTTATTTTGAATAAAAAATATTTTGAATATGGAGATGTTCTTTTTGCAATTACAGGTGAAAATGTTGAAGATATTGCAAAATCATGTGTATATATAGGAAATGAAAGATGCCTTGCCGGTGGTGATATCGTTGTAATGAAACATAGTCAAAATCCTAAGTATCTCAGTTATGCGTTATCAACAAAGTCTGCTCAATCTCAAAAAAGCAAGGGAAAGGTAAAAAGTAAAGTAGTTCATTCAAGTGTTCCGTCCATACAAAAAATCTTAATCCCCGTCCCCCCACTTCCAGTTCAGGAAGAGATAGTAAGGATATTAGACAATTTCGCAGAGCTTACCGCAGAGCTTACCGCAGAGCTTAACAAAAGAAAGCAGCAATATCAATATTACAGAGATTACCTCTTGACATTTGATAAGAGAGGGGCGACCTCCCAGACAGACAGACAGACAGACAGACAGACAGACAGCGGTAAATAG
- a CDS encoding restriction endonuclease subunit S → MIREGRPPRQTDRQTDRQTAVNSILWKRIKDVCKNISSGGTPLKSKSSYYNGDIPWLRTQEVKFCNITKTEMAISQAGLDNSSAKWIPKNCVIVAISGASAARCAVNKIPLTTNQHCCNLEINSNIALYRYVFYWISSQYENLKALGQGAREDLNVGRICNYPIPVPPLAEQARIVSILDRFDALCNDLTSGLPAEIEARKKQYEYYRDKLLTFKEAV, encoded by the coding sequence TTGATAAGAGAGGGGCGACCTCCCAGACAGACAGACAGACAGACAGACAGACAGACAGCGGTAAATAGTATCCTGTGGAAACGGATTAAAGATGTCTGTAAAAATATTTCATCTGGAGGAACTCCGTTGAAGTCGAAAAGTAGTTACTACAATGGAGATATTCCTTGGCTTCGGACACAAGAAGTCAAATTCTGTAATATTACCAAGACAGAGATGGCTATTTCACAGGCAGGTCTTGATAACTCATCCGCGAAATGGATACCGAAGAACTGTGTAATTGTGGCAATTTCAGGAGCCTCAGCCGCAAGATGTGCTGTCAATAAAATTCCTCTGACAACAAATCAGCATTGCTGTAACCTTGAGATTAATTCAAATATTGCGCTGTATAGGTATGTTTTCTATTGGATTAGCAGTCAGTATGAAAATTTGAAGGCTCTTGGACAAGGAGCGCGTGAGGATTTGAATGTGGGTAGGATTTGCAATTATCCCATTCCCGTTCCCCCTCTTGCCGAACAAGCCCGCATCGTTTCCATCCTCGACCGTTTTGATGCTCTTTGTAATGACCTGACCAGCGGCCTGCCCGCGGAAATTGAGGCGCGTAAAAAGCAGTATGAATATTACCGCGACAAGCTGCTGACTTTCAAGGAAGCCGTATGA
- a CDS encoding type I restriction endonuclease subunit R — MTTRFNMVAQCPESTVVAEYTPSRIRSDAYQSEADLEKEFIRQLCSQGYEYLSVHNEAALVDNLRRQLELLNNYTFSDQEWRRFFTQHLANANEGIEEKTRRIQEDCVINLTRDDRTTKNITLLDKKNIHNNRLQVINQYEESAGTYQTRYDVTILVNGLPLAHVELKRRGVPIREAFNQIKRYQRDSFWAGSGLYEYVQIFVISNGTHTKYYSNTTREAHVREQNNSGRRKSKKTSNSFEFTSYWADGNNTVIADLVDFTKTFFARHTLLNILTRFCVLTTEKMLLVMRPYQITATERILQRLEIAHNYKKAGSVEGGGYIWHTTGSGKTLTSFKTAQLATRLPYVDKVLFVVDRKDLDYQTIKEYDRFEKGAANGNNSVSVLTRQLEDSGCHIIITTIQKLGIFIRRNPKHPVFQQRIVLIFDECHRSQFGDLHTAIVKAFRQYHLFGFTGTPIFAVNAGTGGNPLLKTTEQAFGDKLHTYTIVNAINDGNVLPFRIDYINTVKMAENVRDYKVQAIDIEKALAAPERISGVVRYIIEHFDQKTKRNSFYSLKGQRVSGFNSILAVSSIPMAIAYYKELKKQLAELRREMTIATIFSFNPNEADPEDAIADESFDTAGLDATSRDFLESAITDYNTTFNTNYDTSADKFQNYYKDLSQRMKNREIDLLVVVNMFLTGFDATTLNTLWVDKNLKYHSLIQAYSRTNRILNSVKTFGNIVCFRDLQKETDDAIALFGNKDAGGVVLLKTYEDYYNGFDEEKSDGDTKHTSGYKELIENLLTRFPLEQSIIGEQDEKDFIALFGSILRMRNILTAFDDFKGNEILSERQLQDYQSMYLDLYQKHRPGKVEKEDITSDVVFEMELVRQVEINIDYILMLVEKYRASHGKDKTILASIGTAINSSIELRSKKELIEGFIADINVSASVSEDWRRYVDERREADIKALIAREKLQPEETRKFLDNAFRSGELKTIGEDIQKIMPPSNPFDIKSSEKKKGIIDRLKEFFEKYIGIV, encoded by the coding sequence ATGACGACCCGTTTCAACATGGTGGCGCAATGCCCGGAAAGCACGGTTGTAGCCGAATATACTCCCTCCAGAATTCGTTCCGACGCCTATCAGAGCGAAGCGGATCTGGAGAAAGAATTCATCCGCCAACTGTGTTCGCAGGGCTATGAATATTTGTCTGTACACAATGAAGCCGCACTTGTGGACAACCTGCGCCGCCAGTTGGAATTGCTCAACAACTATACTTTTTCTGACCAGGAGTGGCGACGCTTCTTTACGCAGCACCTTGCCAATGCCAATGAAGGCATTGAGGAAAAGACACGTCGCATTCAGGAAGATTGTGTCATCAACCTGACCAGAGATGACCGTACAACAAAAAATATCACGCTGCTGGACAAGAAAAACATTCACAACAACCGTCTTCAGGTCATCAATCAGTATGAAGAGAGTGCGGGAACCTATCAGACACGGTATGACGTGACTATTCTGGTCAATGGCCTGCCTTTGGCGCATGTGGAGTTGAAGCGCCGAGGGGTGCCCATCCGGGAAGCTTTTAACCAGATAAAGCGCTATCAGCGTGACAGCTTCTGGGCCGGGTCCGGGCTGTATGAATATGTACAGATATTCGTCATTTCCAATGGTACGCATACCAAATATTATTCCAATACCACCCGGGAGGCTCACGTCAGGGAACAGAATAACAGCGGTAGGCGCAAGAGCAAAAAGACCAGCAACTCTTTCGAGTTCACTTCCTATTGGGCGGACGGCAACAATACCGTCATTGCTGATCTTGTGGACTTTACCAAGACATTCTTTGCCCGCCATACCCTGCTGAATATCCTTACCCGGTTCTGTGTGTTAACTACCGAAAAAATGCTGCTGGTAATGCGTCCTTATCAAATAACGGCCACCGAGCGTATTTTGCAACGACTGGAAATAGCCCACAACTATAAAAAAGCGGGAAGCGTGGAAGGCGGAGGCTATATCTGGCACACCACGGGTTCCGGTAAAACGCTGACTTCCTTCAAGACGGCCCAGCTTGCCACACGCCTTCCCTATGTGGACAAGGTGCTTTTTGTGGTTGACCGCAAAGATTTGGATTACCAGACCATCAAGGAGTACGACCGCTTTGAAAAAGGCGCGGCCAACGGCAACAATTCCGTTTCCGTACTGACACGGCAACTGGAAGATTCCGGCTGCCATATCATCATCACGACTATTCAAAAGCTGGGCATTTTCATTAGGCGCAACCCCAAACATCCCGTTTTCCAGCAGCGTATCGTACTTATTTTTGACGAATGCCACCGTTCCCAGTTTGGCGATTTGCACACGGCCATTGTCAAAGCATTCAGGCAGTACCACCTGTTCGGTTTTACCGGTACGCCCATTTTTGCGGTCAATGCCGGAACGGGCGGTAATCCCTTGTTAAAGACCACAGAACAGGCTTTCGGCGATAAACTGCACACCTACACCATCGTCAACGCCATTAATGACGGCAACGTGTTGCCGTTCCGCATTGATTACATCAATACTGTGAAGATGGCGGAAAACGTCAGGGATTACAAAGTTCAGGCCATTGATATTGAAAAGGCCCTTGCTGCACCGGAGCGTATCTCGGGTGTGGTCAGATACATTATCGAGCATTTTGACCAGAAGACCAAGCGCAACAGCTTTTACTCTCTGAAAGGTCAGCGCGTGTCGGGATTTAACTCCATCCTGGCCGTCAGCTCCATTCCCATGGCTATCGCCTATTACAAGGAATTGAAAAAGCAACTGGCGGAACTGCGTCGGGAAATGACCATAGCTACTATCTTCAGTTTCAATCCCAACGAAGCCGATCCCGAAGATGCTATTGCCGATGAAAGTTTTGATACCGCCGGTCTTGATGCCACATCGCGCGATTTTCTGGAATCCGCCATTACCGATTACAACACAACATTCAACACAAACTACGATACATCGGCCGACAAGTTCCAGAACTACTATAAAGACCTGTCGCAGCGCATGAAAAACCGTGAGATTGACCTCCTTGTGGTGGTCAACATGTTTCTCACTGGGTTTGACGCGACAACCCTTAATACTCTGTGGGTGGACAAAAATCTCAAATACCACAGCCTGATACAGGCATATTCCCGCACCAATCGCATTCTCAATTCGGTCAAGACCTTCGGCAATATCGTCTGTTTTCGTGATTTGCAGAAGGAAACGGATGACGCCATTGCGCTGTTCGGCAATAAGGATGCGGGCGGTGTCGTACTGCTGAAGACGTATGAAGACTACTATAATGGTTTTGATGAGGAAAAATCAGATGGTGATACAAAACATACAAGTGGCTATAAAGAACTGATAGAAAACCTGCTGACGCGCTTTCCTCTTGAGCAGTCTATCATCGGCGAGCAGGACGAGAAAGATTTTATCGCGCTCTTTGGTTCAATTCTGAGGATGCGGAATATTCTGACAGCGTTTGACGATTTCAAGGGCAATGAAATTCTGTCCGAGCGACAGTTGCAGGACTATCAGAGTATGTATCTTGATCTCTATCAGAAACATCGGCCCGGCAAGGTGGAAAAGGAAGACATTACATCTGATGTGGTCTTTGAAATGGAACTGGTACGGCAGGTGGAAATCAATATCGACTATATCCTGATGCTGGTCGAAAAATACCGCGCTTCCCACGGCAAAGACAAGACCATCCTCGCGTCCATCGGCACAGCTATCAATTCAAGTATTGAACTGCGCAGCAAAAAAGAACTCATTGAGGGTTTTATTGCCGATATCAATGTCTCCGCTTCTGTGAGCGAGGACTGGAGGCGCTATGTTGATGAACGCCGTGAGGCTGATATAAAGGCCCTCATCGCACGGGAAAAACTGCAACCGGAAGAAACCAGAAAATTTCTGGATAACGCCTTCCGTAGTGGCGAACTGAAAACGATAGGCGAGGATATTCAGAAAATCATGCCGCCGAGTAATCCGTTTGACATAAAAAGCAGCGAAAAGAAAAAAGGGATTATAGATAGACTAAAGGAGTTTTTTGAAAAATACATTGGCATTGTGTAA
- the nikA gene encoding nickel ABC transporter substrate-binding protein — MRTGTLLLCWLLLCGLILLAGCRDQDGERAAAPRTELVYASTKDIRDINPHLYGGEMAAQGMVFEPLVINTAEGVRPWLAESWEISPDGRVYTFHLRRGVTFSDGAPFDAEAVRLNMDAIIANRLRHAWLDLINEIERHEVVDSHTWRLVLRHPYYPTLIELGLLRPFRFISPSCFIGGQTRDGVRGLAGTGPWILKEHKENQYALFTANASYWGEKPRLQAVRWKVMPDHQAILLALHKGDVDLVFGADGDMLNLDNFDAIRREGRYAAAISQPIASRAILLNAHQPFTRERDVRLALQYAVDREGIAATILNGSETVAPSLLAPTVPYCDLPLEARGHDPEKAARLLDGAGWRMAADGWRYKDGQRAGVRLYYNAQNAQERSIGEHMQADLKKIGVEMKIVGEEKQAFLDRQKSGDFELQYSLSWGTPYDPQSYLSSWRIPAHGDYQAQLGLERKEWLDAAITRLMTETDEERRRALYAEVLGYVHDEGVYIPLTYSRTKAVHVRELKGVSFGVSQYEIPFGKMYF; from the coding sequence ATGAGGACGGGCACACTGCTGTTGTGCTGGCTGCTGCTCTGCGGTCTGATTCTCCTGGCCGGCTGCCGGGACCAGGACGGGGAGAGGGCCGCTGCGCCGCGCACCGAACTGGTCTACGCCAGCACCAAGGATATCCGGGACATCAATCCGCACCTGTACGGCGGCGAGATGGCGGCCCAGGGCATGGTCTTCGAGCCTCTGGTCATCAATACGGCGGAAGGTGTCCGGCCCTGGCTGGCCGAAAGCTGGGAGATCTCGCCCGACGGCCGCGTCTATACCTTCCATCTGCGCCGTGGTGTGACCTTCAGCGACGGGGCGCCCTTCGACGCCGAAGCCGTCCGCCTGAACATGGATGCCATCATCGCCAACCGCCTGCGCCACGCCTGGCTGGACCTCATCAACGAGATCGAGCGTCACGAAGTCGTGGACAGCCACACCTGGCGTCTGGTACTCAGGCACCCCTACTATCCCACCCTCATCGAGCTGGGGCTGCTGCGTCCCTTCCGCTTCATCTCGCCGTCCTGCTTCATCGGCGGCCAGACGCGTGACGGCGTGCGCGGCCTTGCGGGCACGGGCCCGTGGATCCTGAAGGAACACAAGGAGAACCAGTACGCCCTGTTCACGGCCAATGCCTCCTACTGGGGCGAGAAGCCCCGTCTGCAGGCCGTGCGCTGGAAGGTGATGCCCGACCATCAGGCCATCCTGCTGGCCCTGCACAAGGGGGACGTGGATCTGGTGTTCGGGGCCGATGGCGACATGCTCAACCTGGACAATTTCGACGCCATCCGCCGGGAAGGGCGCTATGCGGCGGCCATCAGCCAGCCCATCGCCTCGCGGGCCATACTGCTCAACGCGCACCAGCCCTTCACCCGGGAGCGGGACGTGCGCCTGGCCCTGCAGTACGCGGTGGACAGGGAAGGCATCGCCGCCACCATCCTCAACGGTTCCGAGACCGTGGCCCCCAGTCTGCTGGCCCCCACGGTGCCCTATTGCGACCTGCCGCTGGAGGCGCGCGGCCATGACCCCGAAAAGGCGGCCCGCCTGCTGGACGGGGCCGGATGGCGCATGGCGGCCGACGGCTGGCGCTACAAGGACGGGCAAAGGGCCGGCGTGCGCCTGTACTACAATGCGCAGAACGCGCAGGAGCGCAGCATCGGCGAGCACATGCAGGCGGACCTGAAAAAGATCGGGGTGGAGATGAAGATCGTGGGCGAGGAGAAGCAGGCCTTTCTGGATCGCCAGAAGAGCGGCGACTTTGAATTGCAGTACTCCCTGTCCTGGGGCACGCCCTACGATCCGCAGTCCTATCTTTCCTCGTGGCGCATCCCGGCGCACGGGGACTATCAGGCCCAGCTGGGCCTGGAGCGCAAGGAATGGCTGGACGCGGCCATCACCCGCCTGATGACCGAGACGGACGAGGAGCGCCGCAGGGCCCTGTATGCGGAGGTCCTCGGCTATGTGCATGACGAGGGCGTCTACATCCCGCTGACCTATTCCCGGACCAAGGCCGTCCATGTGCGGGAGCTCAAGGGCGTCTCGTTCGGCGTGTCGCAGTACGAGATCCCCTTCGGGAAGATGTATTTTTGA
- the opp1B gene encoding nickel/cobalt ABC transporter permease, which produces MDMKHCLLRRLTGLVPLLLGISFLSFVLVQLSPGDPAEVAIRVNDMTPTPELLAEVRAQLGLDRPFPERYLRWLAGVLRGDWGTSYVTGRPVVGELARALPPTLMLAGTAAIIMLACSLAVALVCVRHEGRAVDRLLRGLLFLGTSVPAFWAGLLLIWLFSVHLDWLPTGGLEGPSSLVLPAVTLALPYLAAYARLLRNSMVRTAQEDFVLYARACGRSRGAVLRMVLRNSLQASLTALGMSLPKLVAGSFVVECIFAWPGLGRLCVTAIFNRDLPVIQAYVLLMAVLFVAGNLCMDICASLLDPRLRERGLR; this is translated from the coding sequence ATGGACATGAAGCATTGCCTGTTGCGTCGCCTGACGGGGCTCGTGCCGCTCTTGCTGGGGATATCGTTCCTGTCGTTCGTCCTCGTCCAGCTCAGCCCCGGGGATCCGGCGGAGGTGGCCATCCGGGTCAACGACATGACCCCCACGCCGGAGCTGCTGGCCGAGGTGCGCGCGCAGCTGGGGCTGGACAGGCCCTTCCCGGAACGCTACCTGCGCTGGCTCGCGGGTGTGCTCCGGGGCGATTGGGGCACGAGCTATGTGACCGGGCGGCCCGTGGTCGGGGAGCTGGCCCGGGCCCTGCCGCCCACCCTGATGCTGGCTGGGACGGCCGCGATCATCATGCTGGCATGCAGCCTGGCCGTGGCCCTGGTCTGTGTCCGGCATGAGGGCAGGGCGGTGGACCGCCTGCTGCGGGGCCTGCTTTTTCTGGGCACCTCCGTACCGGCCTTCTGGGCGGGGCTGCTGCTGATCTGGCTGTTCTCCGTCCATCTGGACTGGCTGCCCACCGGCGGCCTTGAGGGGCCGTCCTCGCTGGTGCTCCCGGCCGTGACGCTGGCCCTGCCGTATCTGGCCGCCTATGCCCGGCTGCTGCGCAACAGCATGGTGCGGACAGCGCAGGAGGACTTCGTCCTCTATGCCCGGGCCTGCGGCCGCAGCCGGGGGGCCGTCCTGCGCATGGTGCTCCGCAATTCCCTGCAGGCCAGCCTCACGGCCCTGGGTATGAGCCTGCCCAAGCTGGTGGCGGGCAGTTTCGTGGTGGAGTGCATCTTTGCCTGGCCCGGGCTGGGGCGCCTGTGCGTCACGGCCATCTTCAACCGGGATCTTCCCGTCATCCAGGCCTACGTGCTGCTCATGGCCGTGCTGTTCGTGGCCGGCAACCTGTGCATGGACATCTGCGCCTCCCTGCTGGATCCGCGCCTGCGCGAACGGGGGCTGCGATGA
- the opp1C gene encoding nickel/cobalt ABC transporter permease: MRCVRALLHDRAGLACLLFLGAVLLAALLAPWLAPWDPLAVDGSRKLAPCGPEHWLGTDRLGRDIFSRLLYGARATLGVSLLAMMATVSLGALLGMLAGLVRGRVEACVMRLCDVMLSFPGEVMVLAIVGMLGPGLENVVLACVVAKWPWYARMMRTVTLRYADRDFVRFARVAGYGTGHIIRRHLLPCAAGEISVLATLDTGAVILMVSALSFLGLGVQPPTPEWGMMLGEAREVMVLYPWQMLPPGLAILLVVAACNYLGDSLRDALDPRHALHKEPVL, translated from the coding sequence ATGAGGTGCGTGCGGGCATTGCTGCATGACAGGGCGGGCCTGGCCTGCCTGCTGTTCCTGGGCGCCGTGCTGCTGGCGGCCCTGCTGGCCCCGTGGCTGGCGCCCTGGGATCCGCTGGCCGTGGACGGCAGCCGCAAGCTGGCCCCCTGCGGGCCCGAACACTGGCTGGGCACGGACAGGCTGGGGCGCGACATCTTTTCCCGCCTGCTCTACGGGGCCCGGGCCACGCTGGGCGTCTCGCTGCTGGCCATGATGGCCACGGTCTCGCTGGGGGCCCTGCTGGGCATGCTGGCGGGCCTCGTGCGCGGGCGGGTGGAGGCCTGCGTCATGCGCCTGTGCGACGTGATGCTCTCCTTCCCCGGCGAGGTCATGGTGCTGGCCATCGTGGGCATGCTGGGGCCGGGGCTGGAGAACGTGGTGCTGGCCTGCGTGGTGGCCAAGTGGCCCTGGTACGCGCGCATGATGCGGACCGTCACCCTCCGTTACGCGGACAGGGACTTCGTGCGTTTCGCGCGCGTGGCGGGCTACGGCACGGGCCACATCATCCGGCGCCATCTGCTGCCCTGCGCTGCCGGGGAGATCAGCGTCCTGGCCACGCTGGATACCGGCGCGGTGATCCTGATGGTCTCGGCCCTGTCCTTCCTGGGGCTCGGCGTGCAGCCGCCCACCCCGGAATGGGGCATGATGCTGGGCGAGGCGCGCGAGGTGATGGTCCTGTATCCGTGGCAGATGCTGCCGCCCGGCCTGGCCATCCTGCTGGTGGTGGCGGCCTGCAATTATCTGGGCGACAGCCTGCGTGATGCCCTGGACCCCAGGCACGCCCTGCACAAGGAGCCTGTGCTGTGA
- a CDS encoding ABC transporter ATP-binding protein: MNHGHPVPLLELRHVSVTEGLSGRPLVRDVSFSLQRGHCLGIVGESGSGKSLLCRALLGLLPSGLVRSGQLHFDGRDLGRLDPAGWRELRGTGMAVILQQAMTAFDPLRPLGKQLAGTLRDTAGLSASRAREAVREALQRVGLPETVLHGYPHQLSGGMLQRCMIALTLALRPALVVADEPTSALDACHQQQVLRCLADVARDASLIFVSHDLGAVQQLADDVLVMQAGRCVEYGRAAQLFDAPRHACTRHLVRTRLALWRGFRQALGGR, translated from the coding sequence GTGAATCATGGACATCCCGTGCCGCTGCTGGAACTGCGGCATGTTTCCGTCACGGAGGGCCTGTCCGGCAGGCCGCTGGTACGGGACGTGAGTTTTTCGCTGCAACGCGGGCACTGTCTGGGCATCGTGGGCGAGAGCGGCAGCGGCAAGAGCCTGCTCTGCCGGGCCCTGCTGGGCCTGCTGCCGTCCGGGCTGGTCAGGAGCGGGCAGCTGCATTTCGACGGCCGCGACCTGGGCCGTCTCGATCCCGCGGGCTGGCGGGAGCTGCGCGGCACGGGCATGGCCGTCATCCTGCAACAGGCCATGACGGCCTTCGATCCTCTCCGGCCTTTGGGAAAGCAGCTGGCGGGGACCTTGCGGGACACGGCGGGGCTGTCCGCGTCCCGGGCCCGTGAGGCCGTCCGTGAGGCCCTGCAACGGGTGGGGCTGCCGGAGACCGTCCTGCACGGCTATCCGCATCAGCTGTCCGGCGGCATGCTGCAACGCTGCATGATCGCCCTGACCCTGGCCCTGCGCCCCGCGCTGGTGGTGGCCGACGAGCCCACCTCGGCGCTGGATGCCTGCCATCAGCAGCAGGTGCTGCGCTGTCTGGCCGACGTGGCCCGTGATGCCTCCCTGATCTTCGTCTCGCACGATCTTGGCGCGGTGCAGCAGCTGGCCGACGACGTGCTGGTCATGCAGGCGGGGCGCTGCGTCGAATACGGGCGGGCGGCACAGCTTTTCGATGCGCCGCGCCATGCCTGCACCCGGCATCTGGTACGTACCCGGCTGGCCCTGTGGCGGGGCTTCCGGCAGGCCCTGGGGGGCAGATGA